The following are from one region of the uncultured Hyphomonas sp. genome:
- a CDS encoding MFS transporter, with amino-acid sequence MTLNTSSPKASMMGTSSRAYVLALLTLVYTFNHIDRQILVILLEPIKADLNLNDTQLGLLSGLAFAAFYATLGIPIAMWADRGDRRNIITLALAVWSGMTAFSGLAQNYWHLLIARMGVGVGEAGGTPPATSIISDLYGPKERATALGIYTTGIGIGILAGFIIGGIVYEAWGWRAAFFLAGIPGLLLALLVRFTLKEPVRGAVEARSDAGQAPTLKQTLAFIGGQTSFLFLLAGCCLICISANAFLVFTSSHLQRTYGVGPGDVSIPLGILIGGVGGVGAVVVGRLCDRLSANDLRWRPWTIAACAALALPFAWMFLQAPSIELAYAWNIVPSFIGLVYASIAYTASQELVGLRMRSFASAFMLFCLTLIGIGGGPTLAGWLSTHFSEAGSTTPLKSALEIILALNAVSVVFLFLSGRTYDRDAKRAAATS; translated from the coding sequence ATGACGCTGAACACGTCTTCACCGAAAGCAAGCATGATGGGCACGTCGAGCCGGGCATATGTGCTCGCGCTGCTGACGCTGGTCTATACGTTCAACCATATCGACCGCCAGATTCTCGTCATCCTGCTGGAGCCGATCAAGGCGGACCTGAACCTGAACGATACACAGCTCGGCTTGCTTTCCGGGCTCGCCTTCGCCGCGTTCTATGCGACGCTGGGCATTCCGATTGCCATGTGGGCAGACCGGGGTGACCGCCGGAACATCATAACGCTCGCGCTCGCTGTCTGGTCCGGCATGACGGCGTTTTCCGGGCTGGCACAGAATTACTGGCACCTTCTGATCGCCCGCATGGGCGTGGGGGTCGGCGAGGCTGGCGGAACACCGCCCGCAACCTCGATCATCTCGGACCTCTATGGACCTAAGGAACGCGCCACCGCTCTCGGAATCTACACCACCGGAATCGGCATCGGCATTCTTGCCGGTTTCATCATCGGCGGGATCGTCTATGAGGCCTGGGGCTGGCGGGCGGCCTTCTTTCTTGCAGGTATTCCCGGCCTGTTGCTGGCCTTGCTGGTGCGCTTCACCTTGAAAGAACCTGTCCGGGGCGCTGTTGAAGCCCGCTCCGATGCGGGCCAGGCGCCGACGCTCAAACAAACCCTGGCATTCATTGGTGGACAAACATCTTTCCTTTTCCTGCTCGCCGGGTGTTGCCTGATCTGTATTTCGGCAAATGCGTTCCTGGTGTTCACTTCCAGCCACCTGCAACGGACGTATGGTGTCGGCCCGGGTGATGTCTCGATTCCCCTGGGTATCCTGATTGGCGGCGTTGGCGGCGTGGGGGCGGTCGTTGTCGGCCGGCTATGCGACCGGTTGTCGGCAAACGATCTGAGGTGGCGGCCCTGGACCATTGCAGCCTGCGCGGCCCTCGCCCTGCCCTTTGCCTGGATGTTCCTTCAGGCGCCCAGCATCGAACTGGCCTATGCCTGGAACATTGTTCCAAGCTTCATCGGCCTTGTTTACGCAAGCATCGCCTACACCGCGTCACAGGAACTTGTCGGCCTGCGTATGCGCTCGTTTGCGTCCGCGTTCATGCTGTTCTGCCTGACCCTTATCGGGATCGGCGGCGGTCCCACGCTGGCAGGCTGGCTCAGCACCCATTTCTCGGAGGCCGGTTCAACAACGCCCCTCAAATCCGCCCTCGAAATCATTCTGGCTTTGAACGCCGTGAGTGTCGTGTTTCTGTTCCTGTCGGGACGGACCTATGACCGGGATGCGAAGCGCGCGGCCGCAACCTCATGA